A stretch of Bordetella petrii DNA encodes these proteins:
- a CDS encoding LamB/YcsF family protein — protein sequence MSSAIDLNCDMGESYGAWHMGNDEAVLQLVSSANIACGFHGGDPSTMRKTVAAAVAKQVAVGAHPGLPDLVGFGRRIMQITPQEAYDMVVVQVGALAAVAATQGARLHHVKAHGALYNMAAKDAALAQAICRAVRDVDAGLVLYGLAGSQLVKAAQDLGLRAAHEVFADRSYQDDGSLTPRSQPGAMIEDVETSVAQVLRMVREGVVRSVSGRDVPVQADTLCVHGDQPNAVAFARALGDALRAAGIEVRAAPQD from the coding sequence ATGAGTTCCGCCATCGACCTGAATTGCGACATGGGCGAAAGCTATGGCGCCTGGCACATGGGCAATGACGAAGCCGTGCTGCAGCTCGTCAGTTCGGCCAACATCGCCTGTGGCTTCCACGGCGGCGACCCCTCCACCATGCGCAAGACGGTGGCGGCGGCCGTCGCAAAGCAGGTCGCGGTGGGCGCCCACCCCGGCCTGCCCGACCTGGTCGGCTTCGGCCGGCGCATAATGCAGATCACGCCGCAAGAAGCCTACGACATGGTGGTGGTGCAAGTGGGCGCGCTGGCGGCGGTGGCCGCCACGCAAGGCGCGCGCCTGCACCACGTGAAGGCCCACGGCGCCCTGTACAACATGGCCGCCAAAGACGCCGCGCTGGCGCAGGCCATCTGCCGCGCCGTGCGCGACGTCGATGCCGGCCTGGTGCTGTACGGCCTGGCGGGCAGCCAGCTGGTCAAAGCCGCGCAGGACCTCGGCCTGCGCGCCGCCCACGAAGTATTCGCCGACCGCTCTTACCAGGACGACGGCTCGCTGACCCCGCGCAGCCAGCCCGGCGCCATGATCGAAGACGTCGAGACCTCGGTGGCGCAGGTGCTGCGCATGGTGCGCGAAGGCGTGGTGCGTTCGGTAAGCGGGCGCGACGTGCCGGTGCAGGCCGACACCTTGTGCGTGCACGGCGACCAGCCCAACGCCGTGGCATTCGCCCGCGCGCTGGGCGACGCGCTGCGCGCGGCGGGCATCGAAGTGCGGGCGGCGCCGCAGGATTGA
- a CDS encoding VOC family protein translates to MTATATLPPFHLAFPVRDLAEARAFYGELLGCPEGRSSAEWVDFNFYGHQIVAHLSPDECGHKSTSSVDSHDVPVRHFGAVLPMGDWEALASKLTKAGTKFVIEPYVRFKGEVGEQATMFFLDPSGNALEFKSFKNLDSLFAK, encoded by the coding sequence ATGACCGCAACCGCCACCCTGCCCCCATTCCACCTGGCCTTCCCCGTTCGCGACCTGGCCGAAGCCCGCGCGTTCTACGGTGAACTGCTGGGCTGTCCCGAAGGCCGCAGCTCGGCCGAATGGGTCGATTTCAATTTCTACGGCCACCAGATCGTGGCCCACCTGTCGCCCGACGAATGCGGCCACAAGTCCACCAGCTCGGTCGACTCGCACGACGTGCCGGTGCGCCACTTCGGCGCCGTGCTGCCCATGGGCGACTGGGAAGCGCTGGCCAGCAAGCTGACCAAGGCAGGCACCAAGTTCGTCATCGAGCCCTACGTCCGCTTCAAGGGCGAAGTGGGCGAGCAGGCCACCATGTTCTTCCTGGATCCGTCGGGCAATGCGCTGGAATTCAAGTCGTTCAAGAACCTGGATTCGCTGTTTGCCAAGTAA
- a CDS encoding DUF4148 domain-containing protein: MKALPAAPMAATLTVTGMSAHAEGKTRAQVRAELAAAKQAGEVSFGELDYPPARPAATHKTRAQVRAELDQARAAGELSSGELDYPPEQPPATHKTRAEVRAELAAAKAAGEVSFGDLDYPPDGR; this comes from the coding sequence ATGAAAGCGCTGCCGGCCGCCCCGATGGCCGCAACCCTCACGGTGACAGGAATGTCCGCTCACGCCGAAGGTAAAACCCGCGCCCAGGTGCGCGCCGAACTCGCCGCCGCCAAGCAGGCCGGCGAAGTGTCGTTCGGCGAACTGGACTACCCGCCGGCCCGGCCGGCGGCCACGCACAAGACTCGCGCGCAGGTGCGCGCCGAACTCGACCAGGCCCGCGCGGCCGGCGAGCTCAGTTCGGGCGAGCTGGATTATCCGCCCGAACAGCCTCCCGCCACCCACAAGACGCGCGCCGAAGTGCGCGCCGAACTGGCGGCCGCCAAGGCCGCCGGCGAAGTCAGCTTCGGCGACCTCGACTACCCGCCCGACGGTCGCTGA
- a CDS encoding YqaA family protein produces MEQSLLNAVHWLLALVALPEIGLPAIFLVSVVSATLLPLGSEPAVFGFVKLAPDMFWPAVLVATAGNTVGGAISYAMGLGAHRALERWREKHPHPADAGAEHPSGRPGGPADRMRGRWHLRAHDWLHRMGPPALLLSWLPAVGDPLCAVAGWLRLAFWPCVLYMAIGKFARYTVMTAGLLWFFPQPV; encoded by the coding sequence ATGGAACAAAGCCTGCTGAACGCTGTCCACTGGCTGCTGGCGCTGGTGGCCCTGCCCGAAATCGGGTTGCCGGCCATTTTCCTGGTCAGCGTGGTCTCGGCGACTCTGCTGCCGCTGGGTTCCGAGCCGGCGGTGTTCGGTTTTGTGAAGCTGGCGCCCGACATGTTCTGGCCGGCGGTGCTGGTGGCCACGGCGGGCAATACCGTGGGCGGCGCCATCAGCTACGCCATGGGCCTGGGCGCCCACCGGGCGCTTGAGCGCTGGCGCGAAAAGCACCCGCATCCGGCCGATGCCGGGGCGGAACACCCGTCCGGGCGTCCCGGCGGGCCGGCCGACCGCATGCGGGGCCGCTGGCACCTGCGCGCCCACGACTGGCTGCATCGCATGGGGCCGCCGGCGCTGCTGTTGTCCTGGCTGCCCGCCGTGGGCGATCCCCTGTGCGCGGTGGCCGGCTGGCTGCGCCTGGCCTTCTGGCCCTGCGTGCTGTACATGGCCATCGGCAAATTCGCCCGTTACACGGTCATGACCGCCGGCCTGCTGTGGTTCTTTCCCCAGCCCGTCTGA
- the ilvA gene encoding threonine ammonia-lyase, biosynthetic — MPDAFFPSVTALCVAMSADYLKRILTSKVYDVAVESPLESAPLLSQRISNTVLLKREDTQAVFSFKLRGAYNKMANLAPAARSRGVIAASAGNHAQGVALAAARLGCRAVIVMPTTSPQVKIDAVRRLGGEVVLAGESFSDAYAHAQTLEKKEKLTFVHPFDDPDVIAGQGTVGMEILRQHPGPIDAIFVAIGGGGLVSGVAAYVKQLRPEIKIIGVQTEDSDAMLRSVRAGRRVQLNDVGLFSDGTAVKMVGAETFRLTRQYVDDFVVVDTDAICAAIKDVFQDTRSVLEPAGAMAVAAAKQYAAQHKLKGKTLVAIACGANMNFDRLRFVAERAEVGEMREAVFAVTMPEQRGSFRRFCELVGHRSVTEFNYRISDAQRAHVFVGVQVNSPAESDKIAANFRRNGFDTLDLTHDEMAKTHLRHMVGGRSALASHELLYRFEFPERPGALMRFLNAMNPDWNISLFHYRNQGADYGRILIGIQVPPSDKKLFKTFVAELGYPHWNETDNPAYRLFL, encoded by the coding sequence CTGCCTGACGCCTTTTTCCCCTCTGTCACCGCTCTTTGCGTCGCCATGTCCGCCGATTATCTGAAACGCATCCTGACCTCCAAGGTCTACGACGTCGCCGTCGAATCCCCTCTCGAATCCGCTCCCCTGCTGTCCCAGCGAATTTCGAACACGGTGCTGCTCAAGCGTGAAGATACCCAGGCGGTGTTCAGCTTCAAGCTGCGCGGGGCGTACAACAAGATGGCCAACCTGGCGCCGGCGGCGCGCAGCCGCGGGGTCATTGCCGCCTCGGCCGGCAACCATGCCCAGGGCGTGGCGCTGGCGGCGGCCCGGCTGGGCTGCCGGGCGGTCATCGTCATGCCCACCACCAGCCCGCAGGTCAAGATCGACGCGGTGCGCCGGCTGGGCGGCGAAGTGGTGCTGGCCGGCGAAAGCTTCTCGGATGCCTACGCGCATGCCCAGACGCTCGAAAAGAAAGAAAAGCTCACCTTCGTGCACCCCTTCGACGATCCCGACGTGATCGCCGGCCAGGGCACGGTGGGCATGGAAATCCTGCGCCAGCACCCGGGCCCCATCGACGCCATCTTCGTCGCCATCGGCGGCGGCGGGCTGGTGTCGGGGGTGGCGGCCTACGTGAAGCAGCTGCGGCCTGAAATCAAGATCATCGGCGTGCAGACCGAAGATTCCGACGCCATGCTGCGCAGCGTGCGCGCCGGACGCCGTGTGCAGCTCAACGACGTGGGCCTGTTCTCCGACGGCACCGCCGTCAAGATGGTGGGCGCCGAGACCTTCCGCCTGACACGCCAGTATGTCGACGATTTCGTGGTGGTCGATACCGACGCCATCTGCGCCGCCATCAAAGATGTCTTCCAGGACACCCGCAGCGTGCTCGAACCCGCCGGCGCCATGGCGGTGGCGGCGGCCAAGCAATATGCGGCCCAGCACAAGCTCAAGGGCAAGACCCTGGTCGCCATCGCCTGCGGCGCCAACATGAACTTCGACCGCCTGCGCTTCGTGGCCGAGCGCGCCGAAGTCGGCGAAATGCGCGAAGCGGTGTTCGCCGTCACCATGCCCGAACAGCGCGGCAGCTTCCGCCGCTTCTGCGAACTGGTTGGCCACCGCAGCGTCACGGAATTCAACTACCGCATTTCCGATGCCCAGCGCGCCCATGTGTTCGTGGGGGTGCAGGTCAACTCACCGGCCGAGTCCGACAAAATCGCGGCCAATTTCCGCCGCAACGGCTTCGACACGCTCGACCTCACCCATGACGAAATGGCCAAGACCCACTTGCGCCACATGGTGGGCGGCCGTTCGGCCCTGGCCAGCCACGAACTGCTGTACCGCTTCGAATTCCCCGAGCGCCCGGGCGCGCTGATGCGCTTCCTGAACGCCATGAACCCCGACTGGAACATCAGCCTGTTCCACTACCGCAACCAGGGGGCCGACTACGGCCGCATCCTGATCGGCATCCAGGTGCCGCCGTCGGACAAGAAACTGTTCAAGACCTTCGTGGCCGAACTGGGCTATCCGCACTGGAACGAAACCGACAACCCGGCCTACCGGCTGTTCTTGTAG
- the pxpB gene encoding 5-oxoprolinase subunit PxpB yields the protein MNTPPPASIPPAWRIQPQGDRCLLVYFGDSIDIDTGRLCLAAARMLRQAGLPGVIDVVPSFVAVAVHYRPAGSQGPRYPQLAGQVERILAQGVTADAQAGRRIDIPVCYGGEYGPDLDDVARHAGISADEVVGLHAGSDNLVFMLGFAPGAPYLGVHDARLDIPRRASPRTAVPAGSVAVANRQSVLYPSQLPGGWNIIGATPVALFDPARDPAALLQPGDRVRFVPIAAAEFKRLRVAAQ from the coding sequence TTGAACACTCCCCCGCCCGCTTCCATTCCCCCTGCCTGGCGCATCCAGCCGCAGGGCGACCGCTGCCTGCTGGTTTATTTCGGCGACAGCATCGATATCGACACCGGCCGCCTGTGCCTGGCCGCGGCGCGCATGCTGCGCCAGGCCGGGCTGCCCGGAGTCATCGACGTGGTGCCCTCGTTCGTCGCCGTAGCCGTGCACTACCGGCCGGCCGGCAGCCAGGGGCCCCGCTATCCGCAACTGGCCGGGCAGGTCGAGCGCATACTGGCCCAGGGCGTCACGGCTGACGCGCAGGCGGGCCGCCGGATCGACATACCGGTCTGTTATGGCGGCGAATACGGCCCCGACCTGGACGACGTGGCGCGCCACGCGGGTATTTCCGCCGACGAGGTCGTCGGCCTGCATGCCGGCTCCGACAACCTGGTGTTCATGCTGGGCTTCGCCCCCGGCGCGCCCTACCTGGGCGTGCACGACGCGCGGCTGGACATTCCGCGGCGGGCCTCGCCGCGCACGGCCGTGCCGGCCGGCTCGGTGGCCGTGGCCAACCGCCAGAGCGTGCTGTACCCCAGCCAGCTGCCGGGCGGCTGGAACATCATCGGCGCCACGCCGGTGGCGCTGTTCGACCCCGCGCGCGATCCGGCCGCGCTGCTGCAACCCGGCGACAGGGTGCGCTTCGTGCCCATTGCTGCGGCCGAGTTCAAGCGCCTGCGCGTGGCCGCGCAATGA
- a CDS encoding DUF3683 domain-containing protein, which yields MNAPLASQILSAAIPPAATARLREIPYNYTSFSDREIVGRLLGDDAWQWLSDLRGERRTGRSARMLYEVLGDIWVVRRNPYLQDDLLDNPKRRKLLVGALHHRLGEIDKRRDPDSPTPDGHDPQRDAKVVELLARARSAVAAFESEFDQTGHLRKQAQKVLGRITARDNIKFDGLSRVSHVTDATDWRVEYPFVVLTPDNEAETAALVRACIELGLTIVPRGGGTGYTGGAIPLTWKSAVINTEKFDSLGPVESCILPGLAEPAAVIHAGAGVVTKRVAEAAEQAGFVFAVDPTSAEASCVGGNIAMNAGGKKAVLWGTALDNLAWWRMVDPDGNWLEVTRLEHNLGKIHDVDVARFELKWFDGTAQPGEKLLKTEQLEIAGRVFRKEGLGKDVTDKFLAGLPGVQKEGCDGLITSARWVLHRMPRHTRTVCMEFFGQARDAIPSIVEVKGYLDGEGRARGAILAGLEHLDERYLRAVGYATKSKRGTLPKMVLIGDIVGDDEDAVAAAASEVVRLANTRHGEGFVAVSAEARKKFWLDRSRTAAIARHTNAFKINEDVVIPLSRMGEYTDHIERINIELSTRNKLKLLDALDAYLAGPLPVGKAEDAEDEITRAEALVERTRQAVDVLALVRKRWQWLLDNLDLPVRQALPDLPGLGMTPLQGTLSDRVAAQPQATLFNVLQDRTVRVSWKTEVLASMQGIFSGATGKHVLEEFKAIHARVLKSRVFVALHMHAGDGNVHTNIPVNSDDYEMLTEAHQAVARIMQIARDLDGVISGEHGIGLTKYEFLTDAELAPFQEYKRRVDPRGHFNAGKLMPGADLRHAWTPSFNLMGHESLIMQQSDIGAISESIKDCLRCGKCKPVCATHVPRANLLYSPRNKILATSLLVEAFLYEEQTRRGVSLKHWEEFEDVADHCTVCHKCYNPCPVDIDFGDVSMNMRALLRRMGRKSFNPGTSAAMFFLNAKDPATINATRKAMVGVGYKAQRLANDVLSRFARKQTAHPPATVGKPPLREQVVHFVNKKMPGGLPKQSARKLLDIEDADYVPIIRDPKATTADTEAVFYFPGCGSERLFSQVGLATQAMLWHAGVQTVLPPGYLCCGYPQRGNGMNDKAEQIITDNRVLFHRVANTLNYLDIKTVVVSCGTCYDQLAGYEFDKIFPGCRLIDIHEYLLEKGIKLEGAKGVRYMYHDPCHTPMKLQDPMKTVRSLVGDGAIKTDRCCGESGTLAVSRPDVSTQVRFRKQEELQKNQAALRQDGYAGDVKVLTSCPSCLQGLTRYEGDTAMEADYIVVEMARHILGEQWMEEYVRRANSGGIERVLV from the coding sequence ATGAACGCCCCCCTCGCCAGCCAAATTCTGTCCGCGGCGATTCCGCCTGCAGCTACCGCGCGTTTGCGCGAAATTCCGTACAACTACACGTCGTTCTCCGATCGCGAAATCGTCGGGCGCCTGCTGGGCGACGATGCCTGGCAGTGGTTGTCCGATTTGCGCGGCGAGCGCCGCACCGGCCGTTCGGCCCGCATGCTTTATGAAGTGCTGGGCGACATCTGGGTGGTGCGCCGCAACCCCTACCTGCAGGACGACCTGCTCGACAACCCCAAGCGGCGCAAGCTGCTGGTGGGGGCGCTGCACCATCGCCTGGGTGAGATCGACAAGCGCCGCGACCCGGATTCACCCACCCCCGATGGCCATGACCCGCAGCGCGACGCCAAGGTGGTGGAACTGCTGGCGCGCGCGCGTTCGGCCGTGGCGGCCTTCGAAAGCGAGTTCGACCAGACCGGGCACCTGCGCAAGCAGGCCCAGAAAGTGCTGGGCCGCATCACCGCGCGCGACAACATCAAGTTCGACGGCCTGTCGCGGGTGTCGCACGTTACCGACGCCACCGACTGGCGCGTGGAATACCCGTTCGTGGTGCTGACGCCCGACAACGAGGCCGAGACCGCCGCCCTGGTGCGCGCCTGTATCGAGCTGGGCCTGACCATCGTGCCGCGCGGCGGCGGCACCGGCTATACGGGCGGCGCCATCCCGCTGACCTGGAAGTCGGCGGTCATCAACACCGAGAAGTTCGACAGCCTGGGGCCGGTCGAGTCCTGTATTTTGCCCGGGCTGGCCGAGCCGGCCGCCGTCATCCATGCCGGCGCCGGGGTGGTCACCAAGCGGGTGGCCGAGGCCGCCGAGCAGGCCGGCTTCGTGTTCGCCGTGGACCCGACTTCGGCTGAAGCCTCCTGCGTGGGCGGCAACATCGCCATGAACGCCGGCGGCAAGAAAGCCGTGCTGTGGGGCACCGCGCTCGACAACCTGGCCTGGTGGCGCATGGTCGACCCCGACGGCAACTGGCTGGAAGTGACGCGCCTGGAACACAACCTGGGCAAGATCCACGACGTGGACGTGGCGCGCTTCGAGCTGAAATGGTTCGACGGCACCGCGCAGCCCGGCGAAAAGCTGCTGAAAACCGAACAGCTCGAGATCGCCGGCCGCGTGTTCCGCAAAGAAGGGCTGGGCAAGGACGTTACCGACAAGTTCCTGGCCGGCCTGCCCGGCGTGCAGAAAGAAGGCTGCGACGGCCTGATCACCTCGGCCCGCTGGGTGTTGCACCGCATGCCGCGCCACACGCGCACGGTGTGCATGGAATTCTTCGGCCAGGCGCGCGATGCCATTCCGTCGATCGTCGAGGTCAAGGGCTACCTGGACGGCGAGGGCCGGGCGCGCGGCGCCATCCTGGCCGGGCTCGAGCACCTGGACGAGCGCTACCTGCGCGCGGTGGGCTACGCCACCAAGAGCAAGCGCGGCACGCTGCCCAAGATGGTGCTGATCGGCGACATCGTCGGCGACGACGAAGACGCCGTGGCGGCCGCCGCCAGCGAGGTGGTGCGGCTGGCCAACACGCGGCACGGCGAGGGCTTCGTGGCCGTCAGCGCCGAAGCGCGCAAGAAATTCTGGCTCGACCGCTCGCGCACCGCGGCCATCGCCCGGCACACCAACGCCTTCAAGATCAACGAAGACGTGGTGATTCCGCTGTCGCGCATGGGCGAATACACCGACCACATCGAGCGCATCAACATCGAGCTGTCCACCCGCAACAAGCTCAAGCTGCTCGACGCGCTGGACGCGTACCTGGCGGGGCCGCTGCCGGTGGGCAAGGCCGAAGACGCCGAAGACGAGATCACGCGCGCCGAGGCGCTGGTCGAACGCACCCGCCAGGCCGTCGACGTGCTGGCCCTGGTGCGCAAGCGCTGGCAGTGGCTGCTCGACAACCTGGACCTGCCGGTGCGGCAGGCGCTGCCCGACCTGCCCGGCCTGGGCATGACGCCGCTGCAGGGCACGCTGTCGGACCGCGTGGCCGCCCAGCCGCAGGCCACCCTGTTCAACGTGCTGCAGGACCGCACCGTGCGCGTGTCCTGGAAGACCGAGGTGCTGGCGTCCATGCAGGGCATCTTCTCGGGCGCCACGGGCAAGCACGTTCTCGAAGAGTTCAAGGCCATCCACGCGCGCGTGCTGAAAAGCCGCGTGTTCGTGGCGCTGCACATGCATGCCGGCGACGGCAACGTGCACACCAACATCCCGGTCAACTCCGACGACTACGAAATGCTGACCGAGGCGCACCAGGCGGTGGCCCGCATCATGCAGATCGCGCGCGACCTCGACGGGGTGATCTCGGGCGAGCACGGCATCGGCCTGACCAAGTACGAGTTCCTGACCGATGCCGAGCTGGCGCCTTTCCAGGAATACAAGCGGCGCGTCGATCCGCGCGGGCACTTCAACGCCGGCAAGCTGATGCCCGGCGCCGACCTGCGCCACGCCTGGACGCCCAGCTTCAACCTGATGGGCCATGAGTCGCTGATCATGCAGCAAAGCGACATCGGCGCCATTTCCGAGTCCATCAAAGACTGCCTGCGCTGCGGCAAGTGCAAGCCGGTGTGCGCCACGCACGTGCCGCGCGCCAATCTGCTGTATTCGCCGCGCAACAAGATCCTGGCCACTTCGCTGCTGGTCGAGGCCTTTCTGTACGAAGAGCAGACCCGCCGCGGCGTCAGCCTGAAGCACTGGGAAGAATTCGAAGACGTCGCCGATCACTGCACGGTATGCCACAAGTGCTACAACCCGTGCCCGGTGGACATCGATTTCGGCGATGTGTCGATGAACATGCGCGCGCTGCTGCGCCGCATGGGGCGCAAGTCGTTCAACCCCGGCACGTCGGCGGCCATGTTCTTCCTGAACGCCAAAGACCCGGCCACCATCAACGCCACCCGCAAGGCCATGGTGGGGGTGGGCTACAAGGCGCAGCGCCTGGCCAACGACGTGCTGTCCCGGTTCGCGCGCAAGCAGACCGCGCACCCGCCGGCCACGGTGGGCAAGCCGCCGCTGCGCGAGCAGGTGGTGCACTTCGTCAACAAGAAAATGCCCGGCGGCCTGCCCAAGCAAAGCGCCCGCAAGCTGCTGGACATCGAAGACGCCGACTACGTACCCATCATCCGCGACCCGAAGGCCACCACGGCCGACACCGAGGCGGTGTTCTATTTTCCGGGCTGCGGGTCGGAAAGGCTGTTCTCGCAAGTGGGCCTGGCCACCCAGGCCATGCTGTGGCACGCGGGCGTGCAGACGGTGCTGCCGCCGGGCTACCTGTGCTGCGGCTACCCGCAGCGCGGCAACGGCATGAACGACAAGGCCGAGCAGATCATCACCGACAACCGCGTGCTGTTCCACCGGGTGGCCAATACCCTGAACTACCTGGACATCAAGACGGTGGTGGTCAGCTGCGGCACCTGCTACGACCAGCTGGCCGGCTACGAGTTCGACAAGATCTTCCCCGGCTGCCGCCTGATCGACATCCACGAGTACCTGCTCGAAAAAGGCATCAAACTGGAGGGGGCCAAGGGCGTGCGCTACATGTACCACGACCCCTGCCACACGCCCATGAAGCTGCAGGATCCGATGAAGACCGTGCGTTCGCTGGTGGGCGACGGCGCCATCAAGACCGACCGCTGCTGCGGCGAGTCGGGCACGCTGGCCGTCAGCCGCCCCGACGTGTCCACGCAGGTGCGTTTCCGCAAGCAGGAAGAACTGCAGAAAAACCAGGCCGCCTTGCGGCAGGACGGCTACGCGGGCGACGTCAAGGTGCTGACCTCGTGCCCGTCATGCCTGCAGGGCCTGACGCGCTACGAGGGCGACACCGCCATGGAAGCCGACTACATCGTGGTGGAAATGGCGCGCCACATCCTGGGCGAGCAGTGGATGGAAGAGTACGTGCGGCGCGCCAACTCGGGCGGGATCGAGCGGGTGCTGGTGTAG
- a CDS encoding porin gives MKKTLLAVALAAGFAGVAQAETSVTLYGLIDAGIGYNQVKGSNGDKASRIGAVDGVNSGSRFGLRGTEDLGDGLKAVFTLEGGFSPNNGESSQGGRLFGRQATVGLQSDSWGRLDFGRQTNLASKYFAGIDPSGISYDQATMGTSFSSANTVRLDNMVLYQTPSFSGFKFGVGYSFNADDTTATGGGFRTNNNNRVLTVGGRYQNGPLDVALSYDNFRPDSSRTKGQYDTDNVQSYIIGAAYDFEVVKVSAAFGQTFDGWFVGTNIDGLEDVDGTGLGSWKLADGSRVNSYLLGISAPIGGASNIWASWQRADVNNSRLAGDDATSNTFSLGYTYDLSKRTNLYAMGSYGDNWAFQEDQRSTAVAVGLRHRF, from the coding sequence ATGAAAAAAACGCTACTGGCCGTCGCGCTGGCTGCCGGCTTTGCAGGCGTGGCCCAAGCCGAGACCTCGGTTACGCTGTACGGGCTGATTGACGCAGGTATCGGTTACAACCAAGTCAAGGGCTCCAATGGCGACAAAGCCAGCCGTATCGGCGCTGTCGACGGCGTGAACAGCGGCTCGCGTTTCGGTCTGCGCGGCACTGAAGACCTGGGCGATGGCCTGAAGGCTGTCTTCACCCTGGAAGGCGGTTTCTCGCCCAACAACGGTGAGTCCTCGCAAGGCGGCCGCCTGTTTGGCCGTCAAGCCACCGTTGGCCTGCAAAGCGACAGCTGGGGCCGACTGGACTTCGGCCGTCAAACCAACCTGGCCTCCAAGTACTTCGCCGGCATCGACCCTTCGGGCATCAGCTACGACCAGGCCACTATGGGCACGTCGTTCAGCTCGGCCAACACCGTCCGTCTGGACAACATGGTGCTGTACCAAACCCCGTCGTTCTCGGGCTTCAAGTTCGGCGTCGGCTACTCGTTCAATGCTGACGACACCACCGCCACCGGTGGCGGCTTCCGCACCAACAACAACAACCGTGTTCTGACGGTTGGCGGCCGCTACCAAAATGGCCCGCTGGATGTGGCCCTGTCGTACGACAATTTCCGTCCGGACAGCAGCCGTACCAAAGGCCAATACGACACCGACAACGTTCAGTCGTACATCATCGGCGCTGCCTACGACTTCGAAGTGGTCAAGGTCTCGGCCGCGTTCGGCCAGACGTTTGACGGCTGGTTCGTCGGCACCAACATCGATGGCCTGGAAGACGTCGACGGCACGGGTCTGGGCAGCTGGAAACTGGCTGACGGCTCGCGCGTCAATTCGTACCTGCTGGGCATCAGCGCCCCGATCGGCGGCGCCAGCAACATCTGGGCTTCCTGGCAGCGTGCCGACGTCAACAACAGCCGTCTGGCTGGCGACGACGCCACGAGCAACACGTTCAGCCTGGGTTACACCTACGACCTGAGCAAGCGTACCAACCTGTACGCGATGGGCTCGTACGGCGACAACTGGGCATTCCAGGAAGACCAGCGCAGCACCGCTGTGGCGGTCGGCTTGCGCCACCGGTTCTAA
- a CDS encoding biotin-dependent carboxyltransferase family protein, producing MSITVLRPGLLSSFQDTGRTGSQHLGVPVCGAMDARAHRLANLLAGNEADHATLEITLAGPTLRFEAPACFAIGGADLQATLNGAAAPCHRPLVARAGDVLAFGAARPDGGIRAYLAVHGGYALAPVMGSTSTYLRGGFGGHAGRALARGDSIGLAAALPGQPAALERLAQALWQQRIYLPATLAAHPRRHLRVLPGIHWDEFDADSHGHLLHAEFRISAQSDRMGYRLDGPPLSMTAPRQILSEAASYGTMQVPAGGQAIVLMADRQTTGGYPKLAQVISADLPALAQRGPGQALRFARIELDEAQQLDGEREDAFAQLQDALAPLRALLFT from the coding sequence ATGAGCATCACCGTACTCAGGCCCGGACTGCTGTCCAGCTTCCAGGACACCGGCCGCACCGGCAGCCAGCACCTGGGGGTCCCCGTGTGCGGCGCCATGGATGCCCGCGCCCACCGCCTGGCCAACCTGCTGGCCGGCAACGAAGCCGACCACGCCACCCTGGAAATCACTCTGGCCGGCCCAACCCTGCGGTTCGAGGCGCCCGCCTGTTTCGCCATAGGCGGGGCCGACCTGCAGGCTACCCTGAACGGCGCCGCGGCGCCCTGCCACCGGCCGCTGGTGGCGCGCGCCGGCGACGTGCTGGCATTCGGCGCGGCGCGGCCCGACGGCGGCATCCGCGCCTACCTGGCCGTGCACGGCGGCTACGCGCTCGCGCCGGTCATGGGCAGCACCAGCACCTACCTGCGCGGCGGCTTCGGCGGCCACGCGGGCCGCGCGCTGGCCCGCGGCGATTCGATCGGCCTCGCGGCCGCGCTGCCCGGCCAGCCGGCCGCGCTGGAGCGCCTGGCCCAGGCTCTGTGGCAGCAGCGCATCTATCTGCCGGCCACGCTGGCCGCGCACCCGCGCCGCCACCTGCGCGTGCTGCCGGGCATACACTGGGACGAGTTCGACGCCGACTCGCACGGCCACTTGCTGCATGCCGAATTCCGCATCAGCGCCCAGTCCGACCGCATGGGCTACCGGCTGGACGGCCCGCCCTTGTCGATGACGGCCCCGCGCCAGATCCTGTCCGAAGCGGCCAGCTATGGCACCATGCAGGTGCCCGCGGGCGGCCAGGCCATCGTGCTGATGGCCGACCGCCAGACCACCGGCGGCTACCCCAAGCTGGCCCAGGTCATCTCGGCCGACCTGCCGGCCCTGGCCCAGCGCGGGCCAGGCCAGGCGCTGCGGTTCGCCCGCATCGAACTGGACGAGGCGCAGCAGCTCGATGGCGAACGCGAAGACGCGTTCGCCCAATTGCAGGACGCGCTGGCCCCGCTGCGCGCCCTGCTCTTCACTTGA